In Ignavibacteriales bacterium, a single window of DNA contains:
- a CDS encoding cation transporter encodes MNSSSDARIDTDKLYKITFGLAIFTIAYNIIEGVISIYFGYQDESFTLFGFGVDSFIEAISGLGIAHMVIRIHMKPDTCRDNFERTALRITGSAFYILTAGLVATGIYNLYIGHKPESTFWGVVISIISIAVMLILIYWKRRMGKALNSEAILADAECTRVCVNMSIVLLAASAIYEIVKIPYIDAIGSLALAYYSLREGKECFEKSKNNKHCSCNHE; translated from the coding sequence ATGAACTCCTCTTCAGACGCCAGGATCGATACCGATAAGCTTTATAAGATAACATTCGGTCTGGCAATTTTTACGATTGCTTACAACATAATCGAAGGAGTTATTTCAATTTACTTCGGTTACCAGGATGAGAGTTTCACTCTTTTCGGTTTCGGTGTTGATAGTTTCATCGAAGCGATCTCAGGACTTGGCATCGCGCATATGGTGATCCGCATTCATATGAAACCAGATACCTGCAGGGATAATTTTGAGCGCACCGCATTACGCATTACCGGATCGGCTTTTTATATTCTTACTGCCGGTCTTGTTGCAACCGGTATCTACAACCTCTATATCGGACACAAACCGGAATCGACATTCTGGGGAGTTGTTATTTCGATAATTTCAATTGCGGTGATGCTGATCTTAATTTATTGGAAGCGGCGGATGGGTAAAGCGCTCAACTCAGAAGCTATACTCGCCGATGCTGAATGCACAAGAGTCTGCGTGAACATGTCGATTGTACTGCTTGCCGCCAGCGCGATATACGAGATTGTGAAAATACCTTACATAGACGCAATTGGTTCGCTTGCACTCGCCTATTATTCGCTGAGAGAAGGAAAAGAGTGCTTCGAAAAATCAAAAAACAATAAACACTGTAGTTGCAATCACGAATAA
- a CDS encoding M28 family peptidase has protein sequence MRQSPVILLFILMASTICFTQDSRDLLNPSVREILNNGLDGEKAKEHVVELTKFHRVQASPGYREAANYVLGKLREYGFSEKEAHIESFLSDGKKEYQTWQSPSGWDVTSATLSIVQPEESILASYPDVPMSLMTYSNPGDVTAEVVWVGAGTNDTDYVRKNVKGKFVLATGSGEDVHRLAVIKYGAKAVVNYLDEKRGRENPDMIRYTGIWPRTEELGKITFGFNISNKNGEKLKAMLAEGKKVVLHGAVQGKGLYPATMEVVVATIRGKQFPDEELVFTAHLDHPKECANDNASGSAAILDIARTFKELVKQRKLPQPSRTIKFFWIPEWYGTMAYIDAHPEFAGPTSGGKTVAAINMDMVGENLELLHSKMYVVKSPWSVASCLNDVVANMASMVDKMNIQKSGGSKSQFNYRVVQFRGGSDHMMLLDRKIPTVMLSHSDYTHHTTYDTPSNVDPTELQRAEMIAASSLWYLANLSAGEAFDLFELVKANTYQRFGEMARVTRAHITGAQIKDLPMAWSESDNALSNQFNFDVEAAKSILHFNKDPELAKLLDQVQAHYGKRFEFLFGLTRANAEASGYGADMGAPINTQPDDRIPERLTRGPIDLRLPWSKLPPKEAAWYQGEDFTLNDSKRFEIINLIDGKRKVSEIRNSFIAEFGSTPDSVVNRFIGDLVKIKVLKWK, from the coding sequence ATGAGACAATCTCCAGTTATATTATTATTTATTTTAATGGCTTCAACCATTTGCTTCACTCAAGATTCACGCGACTTACTGAATCCTTCTGTCCGGGAGATTCTTAATAATGGATTAGACGGTGAGAAGGCAAAAGAACATGTAGTTGAACTAACTAAATTCCACAGAGTTCAAGCTTCTCCCGGATATCGGGAGGCGGCTAATTACGTTTTGGGAAAATTAAGAGAATATGGATTTTCGGAAAAAGAGGCGCACATCGAATCCTTCCTATCCGATGGAAAAAAAGAATATCAAACTTGGCAATCACCATCCGGCTGGGATGTTACATCAGCGACTTTAAGCATAGTACAACCGGAAGAATCCATTCTCGCATCGTATCCCGATGTACCGATGAGTTTGATGACATACTCAAACCCCGGTGATGTGACGGCTGAAGTTGTTTGGGTGGGTGCTGGAACAAACGACACTGATTATGTCCGAAAGAATGTTAAAGGAAAATTTGTACTCGCCACCGGCAGCGGCGAAGATGTTCACCGACTTGCTGTTATTAAATACGGTGCAAAAGCTGTTGTGAATTATTTAGATGAGAAACGCGGACGCGAAAATCCCGATATGATTCGATACACAGGTATCTGGCCCCGCACCGAAGAACTCGGTAAAATCACTTTCGGATTCAATATCTCGAATAAGAATGGTGAGAAACTCAAAGCGATGCTTGCCGAAGGAAAAAAAGTTGTTCTCCACGGCGCTGTTCAGGGAAAAGGATTATATCCGGCAACAATGGAGGTTGTAGTTGCAACAATTCGCGGTAAACAGTTCCCCGATGAAGAACTGGTCTTCACCGCACACTTAGATCACCCAAAAGAATGCGCGAACGATAATGCAAGTGGGTCTGCGGCAATTCTCGATATCGCCCGCACATTTAAAGAGCTTGTGAAGCAAAGAAAACTACCGCAACCGAGTCGCACCATAAAATTTTTCTGGATTCCTGAATGGTACGGTACTATGGCGTATATCGATGCTCATCCCGAATTTGCTGGTCCCACATCCGGCGGAAAAACTGTTGCCGCTATAAACATGGATATGGTTGGAGAAAATTTAGAACTCTTACATTCCAAGATGTATGTTGTCAAATCGCCATGGTCAGTTGCATCTTGTTTGAATGATGTTGTTGCAAATATGGCATCAATGGTTGATAAGATGAATATTCAAAAATCAGGCGGCAGCAAGTCACAATTCAATTACCGTGTCGTTCAATTCCGCGGAGGAAGCGATCACATGATGCTCCTTGACAGAAAAATTCCGACTGTGATGCTATCTCATTCTGATTATACTCACCATACAACATACGACACACCGTCGAATGTAGACCCAACCGAATTACAACGTGCAGAGATGATTGCCGCTTCTTCGCTTTGGTATTTAGCTAATCTATCAGCCGGTGAAGCATTCGATCTATTCGAACTCGTTAAAGCAAATACTTATCAACGCTTTGGTGAGATGGCTCGCGTAACACGCGCGCATATAACCGGGGCACAAATTAAAGATTTGCCAATGGCATGGTCAGAATCGGATAATGCACTAAGCAACCAATTCAATTTTGATGTCGAAGCGGCAAAATCGATATTACACTTCAATAAAGATCCGGAACTTGCCAAATTACTTGATCAAGTTCAAGCACATTACGGAAAACGATTTGAATTTCTATTCGGACTTACCCGCGCGAATGCAGAAGCATCGGGTTATGGAGCCGATATGGGAGCTCCTATAAACACTCAACCGGATGATAGAATTCCAGAAAGACTTACACGCGGACCCATCGACCTCCGCCTCCCCTGGAGTAAGCTACCACCGAAAGAAGCAGCTTGGTATCAAGGAGAAGATTTTACTTTGAATGACTCAAAACGATTTGAAATAATCAATCTGATTGATGGAAAGCGAAAAGTTTCGGAGATTAGAAATTCTTTTATCGCAGAATTCGGTTCAACTCCCGATTCTGTTGTTAATCGTTTCATTGGTGATCTCGTAAAAATAAAAGTACTTAAATGGAAATAA
- a CDS encoding response regulator, whose protein sequence is MEPKYKILAVDDDVSLLDLLSKEIARAGYDVTVAYDGVEAVARVQKKQFDLAILDIKMPKMNGLEVLKYIKKHYPVTKVIILTAFADLSNAVEAKRNGAEAFIDKPCDVDELLALMNRILTS, encoded by the coding sequence ATGGAACCAAAATATAAAATTCTCGCTGTTGACGACGATGTGAGTCTGCTCGATCTCCTCTCAAAAGAAATAGCCAGGGCAGGATACGACGTGACTGTAGCTTACGACGGAGTTGAAGCCGTTGCCCGTGTTCAGAAAAAACAATTCGACCTCGCTATTCTTGACATCAAGATGCCCAAGATGAACGGTCTGGAAGTTTTGAAATATATCAAGAAGCATTATCCGGTTACAAAAGTCATTATACTGACTGCCTTTGCCGATTTGTCGAACGCCGTTGAAGCCAAACGCAACGGAGCCGAAGCTTTTATCGATAAGCCGTGCGATGTCGATGAACTGCTCGCTCTGATGAATCGTATTTTAACATCTTAA
- a CDS encoding VIT1/CCC1 transporter family protein — MEKKKDFINGLKKAWRDEMLSAQDYRALANQEKNSAKKDILIRMAEAEERHAETWAKRLRELDVHVGIFSETFPEKMRRLILLKSDAEVAAKMLEADELQADKLYDNLLNNAQSDTDKSSILEAQKEEHAHSKVLEEFGNTTTSHLPQNRLEKILGREKWHVHAGGWIGQAIYGVNDGLGAAFGVVSGVAGATSANSEFILLSGFAATIASALSMGSGAYLATKSEREVYEAEIEKERREISENPQEEIEEMELFYQLKGFSEEEARIMTKKLAEQPDHLLTTLAHEELGLSEKSFPNQWKAATSATISTAIGASVPVIPFIFFTGIEGLLISLIVSTLAHFLVGASKVIVTGRSWLKGGTEMTLVGLGEAAITYVIGILIAPTLG; from the coding sequence ATGGAAAAGAAAAAAGATTTTATTAATGGCTTGAAAAAAGCATGGCGTGATGAAATGCTGAGTGCCCAGGACTACAGGGCATTGGCAAATCAGGAAAAAAATAGTGCGAAAAAAGATATTCTGATTCGCATGGCAGAAGCCGAAGAACGACATGCCGAAACATGGGCAAAACGGCTTCGCGAACTCGATGTTCATGTTGGAATATTTTCTGAAACATTCCCAGAAAAAATGCGCCGATTGATATTGCTTAAAAGCGATGCCGAGGTTGCGGCAAAAATGCTTGAGGCGGATGAATTACAAGCTGACAAACTGTACGACAATTTATTAAATAACGCTCAATCTGATACCGATAAATCTTCCATCTTGGAAGCACAAAAAGAAGAACATGCACACAGCAAAGTTTTGGAAGAATTCGGGAATACAACCACTTCGCATCTTCCGCAAAATAGACTGGAAAAAATATTAGGCAGAGAGAAATGGCATGTGCATGCTGGCGGGTGGATAGGTCAGGCGATATACGGCGTTAACGATGGATTAGGTGCGGCGTTCGGTGTAGTCAGCGGTGTTGCAGGTGCAACAAGCGCCAACAGTGAATTTATACTTCTCAGCGGTTTCGCAGCCACGATTGCCTCCGCCCTTTCGATGGGAAGCGGTGCCTACCTGGCAACAAAATCTGAACGTGAAGTGTATGAAGCGGAAATTGAAAAAGAACGACGGGAGATCTCAGAAAATCCTCAGGAAGAGATTGAAGAAATGGAACTCTTCTATCAACTCAAGGGCTTCAGTGAAGAAGAAGCCAGAATCATGACAAAGAAACTTGCTGAACAACCCGATCATCTATTGACAACGCTGGCGCATGAAGAATTGGGTTTATCTGAAAAATCTTTTCCCAACCAATGGAAAGCTGCAACCAGCGCAACTATCAGCACGGCAATAGGCGCGTCGGTGCCTGTTATTCCATTTATTTTTTTCACCGGGATAGAAGGATTGCTAATTTCGCTGATTGTAAGTACTCTGGCTCATTTTCTTGTCGGCGCATCGAAGGTGATTGTAACAGGTCGCTCATGGCTTAAAGGTGGAACAGAAATGACGCTAGTTGGATTGGGTGAAGCGGCGATTACATATGTGATTGGAATTTTAATAGCACCAACGCTTGGATAA
- a CDS encoding TIGR03987 family protein, producing MSIQLILSTVLISLALIFYSIGVWSERIAKYLKPWHVVTFWTGFTFDVLGTLAMHQLAKGPFNILEPHTFTGQVALWLMFVHAIWATIVTRKGSEELRIKFHRYSLVVWLIWLVPYFGGMYIGMTNRS from the coding sequence ATGTCAATTCAATTAATACTCTCTACTGTTCTCATCTCATTAGCCCTCATCTTTTACTCAATCGGTGTTTGGTCTGAACGAATTGCCAAATATCTTAAACCGTGGCATGTGGTTACCTTTTGGACGGGATTTACTTTTGATGTTTTGGGGACATTAGCAATGCATCAGTTGGCTAAAGGACCATTCAATATTCTGGAACCGCACACCTTTACCGGTCAGGTTGCTTTATGGCTTATGTTCGTTCATGCAATCTGGGCTACAATTGTAACGCGGAAGGGGAGTGAGGAATTGCGAATTAAATTTCACCGTTACAGTTTGGTGGTTTGGTTGATATGGCTGGTTCCGTATTTTGGCGGGATGTATATCGGCATGACGAATCGTTCTTAG
- a CDS encoding nitronate monooxygenase codes for MKSLQIGNLHIPVPVIQGGMGVGISLSGLAAAVANEGGIGVISSAGLGLLYKESSKDFLEASILGLREELRKAREKTGGVIGVNIMVAMSNFADMVKTAIAEKTDIIFAGAGLPLDLPGFLKKDSVTKLAPIVSSARAAKIICEKWKKNYDYLPDAIVVEGPKAGGHLGFKPEQIEDKDYSLEKLIPEVVHEVRQIEEMYNQPIPVIAAGGIYTGKDIYDIMQLGASGVQMGTRFVTTDECDASDAFKQSYIDAKSEDIEIIKSPVGMPGRAIMSNFLEKVKQGKKQPLQCPFQCIKTCEISSSPYCIITALINALKGNFEKGYAFAGANAFKATRITSVKELIQSLISEFKAVE; via the coding sequence ATGAAATCATTACAAATTGGCAATTTACATATACCGGTTCCAGTAATACAGGGTGGAATGGGTGTCGGAATATCACTATCGGGCTTAGCAGCAGCTGTAGCTAACGAAGGGGGAATCGGCGTGATTTCCAGCGCAGGTCTCGGACTTTTATACAAAGAATCATCAAAAGATTTTTTAGAGGCAAGCATCCTTGGTTTGCGCGAAGAGTTACGGAAAGCCCGTGAAAAAACCGGCGGTGTAATCGGAGTTAATATCATGGTGGCGATGTCCAATTTTGCCGATATGGTTAAGACAGCTATTGCCGAAAAAACCGATATAATTTTTGCCGGAGCGGGTCTTCCTTTAGACCTTCCGGGTTTTCTAAAAAAAGACAGCGTCACAAAATTAGCGCCAATTGTCTCATCAGCACGTGCCGCCAAAATCATTTGTGAAAAGTGGAAAAAGAATTACGACTACCTTCCAGATGCTATCGTAGTTGAAGGTCCAAAAGCCGGCGGGCACCTTGGTTTCAAACCTGAACAGATCGAAGATAAAGATTACTCACTCGAAAAATTGATACCGGAAGTTGTTCACGAAGTTAGGCAAATAGAAGAAATGTACAATCAGCCGATACCCGTTATCGCAGCCGGCGGTATTTACACCGGTAAAGATATTTATGATATTATGCAGTTAGGCGCTTCGGGTGTGCAAATGGGTACACGCTTCGTAACCACAGATGAATGCGATGCTTCGGACGCATTCAAGCAATCTTACATCGATGCTAAAAGCGAAGATATTGAGATTATTAAAAGTCCGGTTGGCATGCCGGGACGCGCGATCATGAGTAATTTTTTAGAGAAAGTTAAACAAGGGAAAAAGCAACCGCTTCAATGCCCATTCCAGTGCATTAAGACATGTGAAATTTCCAGCAGTCCATATTGCATTATCACCGCGCTGATAAATGCTCTAAAAGGAAATTTTGAAAAAGGATACGCATTCGCCGGCGCGAACGCTTTCAAAGCTACACGTATCACTTCCGTAAAAGAATTAATCCAATCTCTTATCTCAGAATTTAAAGCGGTAGAGTAA
- a CDS encoding DUF2339 domain-containing protein has product MKDRSDSVSNFKLQQQLRLLDERIRRIEQELNITFSQAESKENHPLPTSVDTEEREDKLEFRIGQYWFAKVGILILAIGIGLLLTFPFQNLPPIMPSLFGYGITLALVGCSYYWRKSYTLISQYFMGSGLLLLYFSTLRLHFFSDPYVIDNIVIEQILLASVVIINLFVATRRNSVYLAGINITLGYFTALTGGNPYFTFIVISLLSVYAIYLQVRFQWIWITIYSSIMAYLTHAIWSLNNPFIGNPLQIVSTPNLHVYFILLYGLINTVGIIIRRNREEDAPAIINVILNSVVCYGLYLLLTLALQPSEITLAHILASIPFLILSSIFWLRDKTKLITFFYVMTGYLALTVGIVYWFGLPASLVWLSWQSLLVITTAIWYRSKYIVVANFGIYLIILIVYMATEEVIGVMSLSFGIVALLSARIMNAKQDRLELKTEVMRSAYLAAAFVFFPYTLYHILPREYVALSWVAVAMIYYLLNLILKKQKYRWMAVFTLLLTVGYVLIMGTSNLEPTYRILSFIILGVVLLIISMVYTRLRAKHNVER; this is encoded by the coding sequence ATGAAAGATCGATCCGATAGTGTCTCGAATTTTAAACTCCAACAGCAACTCAGACTGCTCGACGAACGGATTCGCCGCATCGAGCAAGAACTGAATATAACTTTCTCACAAGCAGAATCGAAAGAAAATCATCCACTGCCGACATCTGTTGACACAGAAGAACGGGAAGATAAACTCGAATTTCGCATTGGTCAATATTGGTTCGCAAAAGTCGGCATTCTAATCCTCGCGATCGGGATAGGGTTATTACTTACATTTCCGTTTCAAAATCTACCCCCGATAATGCCAAGTTTATTCGGTTACGGTATTACGTTGGCTCTGGTAGGTTGTTCTTATTACTGGAGAAAATCTTATACATTAATTTCACAATATTTCATGGGAAGCGGATTGCTCCTGTTATATTTTTCAACACTTCGGCTTCACTTTTTCAGTGATCCTTATGTTATTGATAATATCGTGATCGAGCAAATTTTATTGGCTTCTGTTGTAATAATTAATTTGTTCGTTGCCACCCGCAGAAATTCTGTATATCTTGCCGGTATCAATATTACACTCGGATATTTTACAGCGTTAACCGGAGGCAATCCGTACTTCACATTCATTGTCATCTCACTCCTCTCGGTTTACGCCATTTATCTTCAGGTACGTTTTCAATGGATTTGGATTACCATATACTCGTCAATCATGGCTTATCTTACGCACGCCATTTGGTCTCTGAATAATCCGTTCATCGGTAATCCCCTTCAAATCGTATCGACTCCAAATCTACATGTATATTTTATTTTGCTATATGGATTGATAAATACGGTTGGCATAATCATCCGTCGAAATCGAGAAGAAGATGCACCTGCAATAATAAACGTCATATTGAATAGTGTTGTGTGTTACGGTTTATATTTATTGCTCACCCTTGCTTTACAACCTTCAGAGATCACACTAGCTCATATACTGGCATCGATTCCATTCCTAATATTATCATCAATTTTTTGGCTGAGAGATAAAACGAAGTTAATAACGTTTTTCTACGTCATGACCGGTTATCTTGCGTTGACTGTGGGAATTGTGTATTGGTTTGGACTGCCCGCATCGCTGGTATGGTTATCATGGCAAAGTCTACTAGTCATCACAACTGCAATATGGTACCGATCAAAGTACATTGTCGTTGCTAACTTTGGTATCTATCTCATCATTCTTATCGTGTACATGGCGACTGAAGAAGTCATAGGTGTGATGAGTCTTAGCTTCGGGATTGTGGCATTATTAAGCGCACGAATTATGAATGCCAAGCAGGATCGGCTTGAGTTGAAAACCGAAGTGATGCGGAGCGCATATCTCGCAGCAGCATTTGTATTCTTTCCATATACACTTTATCATATCCTTCCAAGGGAGTATGTTGCCCTCTCATGGGTTGCAGTTGCAATGATTTATTATTTACTTAATCTCATTTTGAAAAAACAGAAATATCGTTGGATGGCAGTTTTTACTCTTCTTCTCACTGTCGGTTACGTTCTTATTATGGGAACTAGCAATCTTGAACCAACCTATCGGATCCTCTCATTCATTATACTCGGAGTAGTACTCTTGATAATCTCAATGGTGTATACTCGCTTGCGTGCAAAGCATAATGTAGAACGTTGA
- a CDS encoding ATP-dependent helicase yields MKKYTIKKSNETLHIVQPSRFQIDYKTELNSAQYDAVTSINGPNLIIAGAGTGKTRTIVYRVSYLVELGVKPEHILLLTFTRKAAQEMLRRASLLLDHRCERVSGGTFHSFSNSILRKYSNLIGYERNFTILDQGDAEDVMNLIRTRLKFDTRERRFPRKETLYDLYSRSVNTKASLTEILTLDYPHYLEDEPDIRKVHELYSEYKISHGTMDYDDLLLNFNKLLKQNEPVRAETSNHFKYIMVDEYQDTNKLQAEMVKLLTYKHQNIMVVGDDSQAIYAFRGATIRNILDFPDDYPGCNVIKLEENFRSTQSILNVANEILKRALD; encoded by the coding sequence ATGAAAAAATACACAATAAAAAAATCGAACGAAACGCTTCACATTGTTCAACCATCTCGATTTCAAATCGATTATAAGACCGAATTGAACAGCGCGCAATACGATGCGGTCACATCAATTAATGGTCCGAATCTGATCATTGCCGGTGCCGGCACCGGGAAAACACGCACAATTGTATATCGTGTTTCATATCTCGTTGAGCTTGGAGTAAAACCGGAACATATTCTTCTTCTTACATTCACCCGCAAAGCGGCACAAGAAATGCTCAGGCGCGCTTCATTATTGTTGGATCACAGATGTGAAAGGGTTTCCGGCGGAACATTTCATTCTTTCTCGAATTCAATCCTCAGAAAATATTCAAATCTGATCGGATATGAACGAAATTTTACGATACTCGATCAGGGTGATGCTGAGGACGTGATGAACCTGATAAGAACTCGTCTAAAATTCGACACGCGCGAGCGCAGGTTTCCGAGAAAAGAGACGCTTTACGATTTGTACAGCCGATCGGTTAACACAAAAGCATCTTTAACTGAAATTTTAACTCTCGATTATCCGCACTATCTTGAGGATGAACCGGATATTCGAAAAGTGCATGAGTTATATTCTGAATATAAAATATCTCATGGAACAATGGATTATGATGATTTACTTCTAAACTTCAACAAACTCTTGAAACAGAATGAACCGGTTCGTGCGGAAACTTCGAACCATTTCAAATATATTATGGTTGATGAATATCAGGACACAAACAAACTTCAGGCAGAAATGGTTAAACTTCTCACATACAAACATCAGAATATCATGGTAGTAGGAGACGATTCACAGGCAATTTACGCATTCCGTGGTGCGACTATACGGAACATCTTGGATTTTCCCGACGATTATCCGGGATGCAATGTGATAAAACTTGAAGAGAATTTCAGGAGCACTCAATCGATTCTTAATGTTGCCAACGAAATTCTGAAACGCGCATTAGACTAA
- a CDS encoding ATP-binding domain-containing protein: MPQLIIAENENLQSKFVVQKILELREQGVNLEEVAVLFRSSFLSFDLEIELAKANISFRKFGGYKFIETVHVKDMIAYLRVLENPRDVVAWNRILLLIDGVGPRSAEKIIDDILHKRANTSILDFWKEYNNYSHNVKELFELLKSVSTDKFAPSEKASRIITYYHPMMKKKFDDHTKRKKDLEMFEQIAERYKDVGSFLTDLALEPPNESIADIEPVSSDNEYLTLSTIHSAKGLEWHSVFIIYALDGRFPTMYAANNIEELEEERRLMYVACTRAKENLFITYPINIYDRESGTILTKPSRFLEGLNDKLLEPWVVDEEG; encoded by the coding sequence TTGCCTCAATTAATAATTGCGGAAAATGAAAACCTTCAGTCAAAGTTTGTTGTTCAGAAAATTCTTGAGCTTCGGGAACAGGGTGTCAACCTGGAAGAGGTTGCCGTTCTCTTCAGATCGTCATTCTTATCTTTCGACTTGGAAATCGAGCTTGCCAAAGCTAACATCTCATTCAGAAAATTCGGTGGATATAAATTTATAGAGACCGTACACGTCAAAGACATGATCGCGTATCTTCGCGTGCTTGAAAATCCACGCGATGTTGTTGCATGGAACAGAATATTGTTATTGATCGATGGGGTTGGTCCCCGCTCTGCCGAAAAGATTATCGACGACATCCTGCATAAGCGCGCAAATACTTCCATCTTAGATTTCTGGAAAGAATACAACAACTATTCACACAACGTGAAGGAATTATTTGAATTACTCAAATCAGTTTCAACCGATAAATTTGCACCTTCCGAGAAAGCGTCTCGCATCATCACTTATTACCATCCGATGATGAAAAAGAAATTCGATGATCATACAAAGCGGAAAAAAGACCTGGAAATGTTCGAACAAATTGCCGAAAGATACAAAGATGTCGGTTCTTTTTTAACCGACCTTGCACTTGAACCGCCAAATGAGAGCATTGCCGACATTGAACCGGTTAGCAGCGACAATGAATATTTAACATTATCTACCATTCACAGCGCAAAAGGATTGGAATGGCATAGCGTATTCATCATATACGCACTTGACGGGCGTTTTCCAACAATGTACGCGGCAAATAACATTGAAGAACTGGAAGAAGAACGTCGCCTTATGTACGTCGCATGCACACGCGCAAAAGAAAATTTATTTATCACTTACCCAATCAACATATACGATAGAGAAAGCGGCACTATTCTTACGAAACCATCCCGATTCCTCGAAGGATTAAATGATAAGTTGCTGGAACCTTGGGTGGTAGATGAGGAAGGATGA